The nucleotide sequence GCGTCGGCTCGACCGATCCATGCTGTCGCTGATCGCCAAGCAGCCTGACACCTGCCACCCGATGGATGTGGTGCGCACAGTGATCAGCTACATGGGCGCCGAGGACGCTCAAGAAGACGACAGCAGCCCCGAGGCCAACTACGCCAAATCCCTGCGGATGTTCGCGGTTTTGCCGACCATCGTGGCTGCCGACATGCGTCGCAGGCGCGGCCTGGAACCCATTGCCCCGCATAGTCATATGAGCTATGCGCAGAACTTCCTGCACATGTGCTTTGGCGATGTCCCTGAGCAAGTGATCGTCGACGCGTTCGAACGGTCCATGGTGCTCTACGCCGAGCACAGCTTCAACGCCTCCACATTCGCCGCGCGGGTCGTCACCTCCACGCAATCCGACATCTACAGCGCGGTCACGGCGGCTATCGGCGCGCTTAAGGGCCCGTTGCACGGCGGAGCCAATGAAGCAGTTATGCACGACATGATCGAGATCGGTAGCGCCGACAACGCCGCCGAGTGGCTGCAGGGCAAGATAGACCGCAAAGAAAAGATCATGGGCTTCGGTCATCGCGTATACAAAAACGGTGACTCCCGGGTGCCGAGCATGAAACAAGCGTTGAGGCGTGTTGCCGCCGCCCGCGACGGCCAGAAGTGGCTCGACATCTACGAAGTGCTGGAGAAAGGGATGGCGTCCGCCAACGGGATCAAACCCAATCTGGATTTCCCGACCGGGCCGGCCTATTATCTGATTGGCTTCGATATCGGTTGCTTCACACCAATTTTCGTGATGAGCCGCATCACCGGGTGGACGGCGCACATCATGGAGCAGGCCGCCTCCAACGCTCTGATCCGTCCGCTGAGCGAGTATGTCGGCCCGCCGCAGCGTGAGCTCAAAGTGACCCGCTAGCCCACCTGTGGTTTCGAAAGTTCTGGTCGCCAACCGGGGCGAGATCGCGATCCGGGCGTTCCGCGCCGCCTATGAACTGGGCATGAGTACGGTCGCGATCTACCCGGTCGAGGACCGCAACTCGGCGCATTGGACAAAGGCGGACGAGTCGTACCAGATCGGCGAAGAAGGCCATCCGGTCCGCGCCTACCTCAACGTCGAGGACATCGTCGCGACCGCGAAAGCGTGTGGTGCCGACGCGATCTACCCGGGCTACGGCTTCCTATCGGAGAACCCCACTCTGGCGGCGGCCTGCGCGTCAGCCGGCATCACCTTCGTGGGGCCGTCGGTGCAGGTTCTCGAACTGACCGGAAACAAGTCGCGGGCGGTGGCCGAAGCCCGGGCCGCGGGGCTGCCCGTCCTGGCGTCGTCGCCGCCATCCTCGTGCACCGCGGACCTAGTGGCCGCGGCCCACTCGATGCAATTCCCGTTGTTCGTCAAGGCGGTAGCCGGTGGCGGCGGCCGAGGAATGCGCCGAGTAAGCAATTCCGCTGAATTGGCCGAGGCGATCGAGGCGGCGTCGCGGGAAGCCGAGTCCGCCTTCGGCGACCCGACGGTGTTCCTCGAGCAGGCGGTGGTCAACCCGCGCCACATCGAGGTGCAAATACTGGCCGATCTTTGCGGAAACGTGATCCACCTCTACGAACGGGACTGCAGCCTGCAGCGCCGCCACCAGAAGGTCGTTGAGCTGGCTCCCGCGCCGAACCTGAAACCTGAGCTACGCGAACGCATCTGCGCGGACGCGGTGGCGTTCGCGCGGCATATCGGATACTCGTGCGCGGGAACGGTCGAGTTCCTCCTCGACGAACGCGGCAACTACGTCTTCATCGAGATGAATCCGCGCATCCAGGTAGAACACACCGTGACCGAGGAGATCACCGACGTCGACTTGGTGTCCAGTCAGCTGCGCATAGCATCCGGACAAACCCTGGCCGATCTGGGCTTGAGTCAAGAGTCGATCACACCGCACGGCGCCGCGCTGCAGTGCCGAATTACCACCGAGGATCCCTCCAACGGGTTCCGGCCCGACACCGGACGCATCACCGCCTATCGCACACCGGGGGGCGCGGGGATCCGATTGGATGACGGCACGCACTTGGGTGCAGAAGTGTCGGCGCATTTCGATTCGATGTTGGTCAAATTGACCTGCCGCGGATCCGATTTCGCGGCCGCCGTGCGCCGCGCGCGACGGGCGGTCGCCGAATTCCGCATCCGCGGAGTAACCACCAACACCGCGTTCCTTCAGGCCGTGCTCGACGACCCCGATTTCGTAGCGGGCCGCGCGACGACATCATTCATCGACGAACGCCCACAGCTGCTGACCGCGAACGCCGGCGCTGACCGGGGTACCAAGATCTTGCACTATCTCGCCGAAGTGACCGTCAACCAACCGCACGGTCCTCGGCCATCGTCGGTGTATCCACACGACAAACTGCCGGAGCTCGACCCTTCGCTGCCGCCGGCCCCGGGCTCCAAACAGCGTCTCGCCGAGTTGGGCCCCGAGGGATTCGCGCGCTGGATGCGCGAATCCGAAGCCGTCGGTGTCACCGACACGACTTTCCGCGATGCACATCAGTCGTTGCTGGCGACCAGGGTTCGCAGCACCGGCCTGCTCATGGTGGCACCTTACATCGCGCGGATGATGCCTCAGCTGCTCTCGGTGGAGTGCTGGGGCGGCGCAACCTACGACGTGGCCCTGCGATTCTTGAAGGAAGACCCGTGGTACCGCTTGGCCGCGTTGCGTGAGGCGATGCCCAACATCTGTCTGCAGATGCTGCTGCGCGGAC is from Mycobacterium conspicuum and encodes:
- a CDS encoding pyruvate carboxylase is translated as MVSKVLVANRGEIAIRAFRAAYELGMSTVAIYPVEDRNSAHWTKADESYQIGEEGHPVRAYLNVEDIVATAKACGADAIYPGYGFLSENPTLAAACASAGITFVGPSVQVLELTGNKSRAVAEARAAGLPVLASSPPSSCTADLVAAAHSMQFPLFVKAVAGGGGRGMRRVSNSAELAEAIEAASREAESAFGDPTVFLEQAVVNPRHIEVQILADLCGNVIHLYERDCSLQRRHQKVVELAPAPNLKPELRERICADAVAFARHIGYSCAGTVEFLLDERGNYVFIEMNPRIQVEHTVTEEITDVDLVSSQLRIASGQTLADLGLSQESITPHGAALQCRITTEDPSNGFRPDTGRITAYRTPGGAGIRLDDGTHLGAEVSAHFDSMLVKLTCRGSDFAAAVRRARRAVAEFRIRGVTTNTAFLQAVLDDPDFVAGRATTSFIDERPQLLTANAGADRGTKILHYLAEVTVNQPHGPRPSSVYPHDKLPELDPSLPPAPGSKQRLAELGPEGFARWMRESEAVGVTDTTFRDAHQSLLATRVRSTGLLMVAPYIARMMPQLLSVECWGGATYDVALRFLKEDPWYRLAALREAMPNICLQMLLRGRNTVGYTPYPEIVTTAFVEEAASTGIDIFRIFDALNNVDSMRPAIDAVRDTGTAVAEVAISYTGDLSDPAENLYTLDYYLKLAEQIVTAGAHVLAIKDMAGLLRAPAATTLVSALKSRFDLPVHVHTHDTPGGQLATYLAAWQAGADAVDGAAAPLAGTTSQPSLSSIVAAAAHTCYDTGLSLTAVCDLEPYWEALRNVYAPFESGLPSPTGRVYRHEIPGGQLSNLRQQAVALGLGDRFEDIENAYAGADSILGHLVKVTPSSKVVGDLALALVAAGTTAQDFAADPARYDIPDSVVGFLRGELGDPPGGWPEPLRTRALHGRGPAKQEQPLSAEDEGLLAVPGTERQATLNRLLFPGPTKEFEAHQEKYGDTSQLSANQFFYGLRHGDEHRVKLERGVELLIGLEAISDPDERGMRTVMCILNGQLRPVLVRDHSAATDIPTAEKADRGNVDHIPAPFAGVVTVTVEVGEEVEPGQTIATIEAMKMEAAVTAPKAGRVVRVAVSRTAQVEGGDLLAVIS
- a CDS encoding bifunctional 2-methylcitrate synthase/citrate synthase codes for the protein MSTIDDQPRIYKGLAGVVVDTTSISKVVPETNSLTYRGYAVQDLAAHCSFEQVAYLLWHGELPNDQELALFTQRERASRRLDRSMLSLIAKQPDTCHPMDVVRTVISYMGAEDAQEDDSSPEANYAKSLRMFAVLPTIVAADMRRRRGLEPIAPHSHMSYAQNFLHMCFGDVPEQVIVDAFERSMVLYAEHSFNASTFAARVVTSTQSDIYSAVTAAIGALKGPLHGGANEAVMHDMIEIGSADNAAEWLQGKIDRKEKIMGFGHRVYKNGDSRVPSMKQALRRVAAARDGQKWLDIYEVLEKGMASANGIKPNLDFPTGPAYYLIGFDIGCFTPIFVMSRITGWTAHIMEQAASNALIRPLSEYVGPPQRELKVTR